From Butyricimonas paravirosa, one genomic window encodes:
- a CDS encoding cysteate synthase has product MTSYHLESACCGTTFEDKEWELECPHKDGAALIYANYAKRQFEVRNDLPGIYRYANWMPICRTLEGSGAPVTYKSEGLSEYLGLSNLYITFNGYWPERNAMMKTGSFKECEAFTVCARTNAFNDKIMVVASAGNTARAFGRVCSENHIPLLLCIPEDNLEAIWADGPWNDCVKLVCSASGCDYFDAIHLSNIICEMEFFYPEGGAKNVARRDGMGTTVLSAVEKIGRIPDYYFQAVGSGTGAIAAWEANKRFVADGRFGSYLMKLMVSQNAPFSLMYDAWKAGSRALLPLDENVAREQVKEMCAKVLSNRKPPYSLKGGLYDALVATGGDMLLVTNEEAMEAQKLFEKLEGIDIEPAAGVALASLMQAVKEQRVEEDAVIMLNITGGGVARYKKEFNPVMQKPDLVFPVNPDPEMVKAKVRELIGK; this is encoded by the coding sequence ATGACAAGTTATCATTTAGAGTCAGCATGTTGCGGGACTACTTTTGAGGATAAAGAGTGGGAGTTGGAATGTCCCCATAAGGATGGTGCGGCTTTGATCTATGCGAATTATGCAAAACGTCAATTCGAAGTGAGAAATGATCTGCCCGGTATTTACAGGTACGCTAACTGGATGCCTATTTGCCGGACGCTGGAAGGTTCCGGTGCTCCCGTGACTTACAAGAGCGAGGGGCTGTCTGAATATTTAGGGCTGTCTAATTTGTACATCACGTTTAATGGCTATTGGCCGGAACGGAATGCCATGATGAAAACCGGGTCGTTCAAGGAATGTGAGGCGTTTACCGTGTGTGCGCGGACGAATGCTTTCAATGACAAGATCATGGTGGTGGCTTCTGCCGGTAACACGGCGCGGGCTTTCGGACGTGTGTGTTCGGAGAATCATATCCCGTTGTTGTTATGTATTCCGGAAGATAATTTGGAGGCAATTTGGGCGGATGGGCCGTGGAATGATTGCGTGAAACTGGTTTGCTCGGCTTCCGGGTGTGATTATTTTGATGCGATTCATCTTTCTAATATTATATGCGAGATGGAGTTTTTCTACCCGGAGGGAGGGGCTAAGAACGTGGCTCGTCGTGACGGGATGGGAACAACGGTGTTGTCAGCCGTGGAGAAGATCGGGCGTATCCCGGATTACTATTTCCAGGCCGTGGGTAGCGGAACCGGGGCTATTGCCGCTTGGGAGGCAAACAAACGTTTTGTTGCTGACGGGCGTTTCGGTTCGTATTTGATGAAATTGATGGTTTCACAAAATGCTCCTTTCTCGTTGATGTACGACGCGTGGAAGGCGGGTTCTCGTGCCTTGTTGCCTTTGGATGAAAATGTTGCCCGAGAACAGGTGAAAGAGATGTGTGCCAAGGTGTTGTCCAATCGTAAGCCGCCGTATTCTTTGAAAGGCGGATTGTATGATGCGCTAGTGGCAACGGGTGGCGATATGTTGTTGGTGACGAACGAGGAGGCGATGGAAGCACAGAAGTTATTCGAAAAATTGGAAGGAATTGATATAGAACCGGCGGCAGGGGTTGCCTTGGCCTCGTTGATGCAAGCTGTTAAAGAACAGCGAGTGGAGGAGGATGCCGTGATCATGTTGAATATCACGGGTGGCGGTGTGGCTCGTTACAAGAAAGAGTTTAACCCGGTGATGCAGAAACCTGATCTGGTATTCCCGGTAAACCCGGACCCGGAGATGGTGAAGGCGAAGGTGAGAGAGTTGATCGGAAAATAA
- a CDS encoding DUF4843 domain-containing protein, with translation MKKLYYIFLLLIAFGSCKDNADYPFTGKDAVYFQLQTESYYWTKTLDSIVYSFAGKGVDEDTLWVRVNLEGNAAPEGRPVIVVVDEEKTTAEVGLHYEALKAEYELPCDSVYVNVPVIIYNTDKSLENRQVVIALALKSSEELELGITERLSCRLIVSNMLSKPSYWEQTIKYDFGDYSRRKHELCILELKRDFPVEASEYSNERTMWQVYGAYMSDYFKENYPVKDENDVVIEPW, from the coding sequence ATGAAAAAGTTATATTATATTTTCTTGTTGTTAATTGCCTTTGGAAGTTGTAAGGATAATGCAGATTATCCTTTTACCGGGAAAGATGCCGTTTACTTCCAATTGCAGACGGAAAGTTATTATTGGACAAAGACGCTGGACAGTATAGTTTATTCTTTTGCAGGTAAAGGAGTTGACGAGGATACACTATGGGTTCGGGTAAATTTGGAAGGAAATGCTGCACCTGAAGGTCGTCCGGTGATTGTCGTGGTGGATGAGGAAAAGACAACGGCAGAGGTTGGTTTACATTATGAGGCGTTGAAGGCAGAGTATGAGTTGCCTTGCGATTCAGTATACGTGAATGTTCCGGTGATTATTTATAATACGGATAAGTCATTGGAAAACAGACAAGTTGTCATCGCGCTAGCCTTGAAATCTTCAGAAGAACTGGAATTGGGAATTACCGAGCGTTTAAGTTGTAGACTGATTGTTTCCAACATGTTGAGTAAACCGAGTTATTGGGAACAGACGATCAAGTATGATTTTGGTGATTATTCCCGGAGAAAACATGAGTTGTGTATACTTGAATTAAAACGGGATTTCCCTGTAGAAGCGAGCGAATATTCCAATGAACGTACGATGTGGCAAGTGTATGGGGCTTATATGAGTGATTATTTTAAAGAGAATTATCCGGTAAAGGATGAGAATGATGTCGTTATAGAGCCTTGGTGA
- a CDS encoding M48 family metallopeptidase gives MRKLFMCVLLLAGTLTLQAQIKIGKMKIDTKKAIQAGKDAAGAITLSDEDIANMSQEYIQWMDTHNKVAAPDSELGKRLAKITANFPKIEGLKLNFAIYEVVDVNAFACGDGSIRIFAGLMELMTDDEVLAVIGHEIGHVVHQDTKHAMKNAYLRSAAKNVAGAVSETASKLTDSQLGALAEAFMGAQFSQKQEFAADDYAFDFCLQQKVDPYAMSKALTKLVELSNAGGEKASRIQQMFSTHPDSEARAARLKERADKLQK, from the coding sequence ATGAGAAAACTATTCATGTGCGTATTATTACTTGCCGGAACCTTAACTTTACAAGCGCAAATAAAAATCGGCAAAATGAAAATCGACACGAAAAAAGCTATTCAAGCCGGAAAGGACGCAGCCGGGGCGATCACTCTTTCCGACGAGGACATTGCTAACATGAGCCAGGAATACATACAATGGATGGACACACATAATAAAGTGGCGGCACCGGATAGTGAATTAGGAAAACGCTTGGCCAAGATCACGGCAAACTTCCCCAAAATTGAAGGACTGAAACTGAATTTTGCTATATATGAAGTTGTTGATGTTAACGCTTTTGCTTGCGGGGACGGGAGCATTCGTATCTTTGCCGGACTGATGGAATTAATGACTGACGACGAGGTGCTGGCTGTTATCGGTCATGAGATCGGACACGTGGTACACCAAGACACTAAACACGCCATGAAAAACGCCTATCTTCGCTCGGCCGCCAAGAACGTGGCAGGTGCGGTAAGTGAAACAGCGTCGAAATTGACCGATTCCCAACTGGGAGCGTTGGCAGAGGCTTTCATGGGGGCACAATTCTCACAAAAGCAAGAATTCGCCGCTGATGATTACGCTTTTGATTTCTGCCTTCAACAAAAGGTTGACCCCTACGCCATGTCAAAAGCATTGACAAAACTGGTAGAACTCTCCAATGCCGGGGGTGAAAAAGCCTCTCGCATACAACAGATGTTTTCTACCCACCCGGATAGCGAGGCTCGTGCAGCAAGATTAAAAGAAAGAGCCGATAAATTACAGAAATAA
- a CDS encoding RNA polymerase sigma factor, translating into MKMGVPDLEILTAFQKDMNEGGKLLFQRYYKPLVLFSGSMLNDCTFPEDIVQEVFYHFIKNNVYRQLSPEALSTYLFRCVKNACLNKIRDQREFAQAELLRYDAVEEEAMTVSLELIEAIRKAIEELPRKTRMVVMSVVVEGKKYKETAEELGVSVNTVKTLLSGGLKQLRQQFSDALLLFFILEKNNF; encoded by the coding sequence ATGAAAATGGGTGTGCCGGATTTGGAGATATTAACAGCTTTTCAAAAGGATATGAACGAGGGGGGAAAATTACTCTTCCAACGTTATTATAAGCCGTTGGTGTTATTCTCCGGGTCAATGCTTAATGATTGCACTTTCCCGGAAGATATTGTACAGGAGGTGTTTTACCATTTTATCAAGAATAATGTTTATCGACAGTTGTCTCCGGAAGCCTTGAGTACTTATTTGTTTCGTTGCGTGAAAAACGCTTGTTTAAACAAGATTCGGGATCAGAGGGAATTTGCACAAGCGGAATTACTGCGGTATGATGCCGTGGAGGAAGAGGCGATGACTGTTTCTCTGGAATTGATCGAGGCTATTCGGAAAGCGATCGAGGAATTACCGCGGAAAACTCGAATGGTGGTAATGTCTGTTGTCGTTGAAGGGAAAAAATACAAGGAGACGGCTGAGGAATTGGGCGTGTCCGTGAATACCGTGAAGACTTTATTGAGTGGTGGTTTGAAACAATTACGCCAACAATTTTCCGATGCCCTTTTGCTATTTTTCATCTTGGAGAAAAATAATTTTTAA
- a CDS encoding SusC/RagA family TonB-linked outer membrane protein: MKLLTLFMLLGFCTCHATISAQEARIDLKMSDATLSQVFRNIEQLTEYMFIYKSEDVQSIQHINVDVRQTMVRDVLEKCLENTGLSFLFKENVIIIQKKTTDQEKKENRITGKVTDEKKEPLPGVTVIIKGTKLGTVTDVDGKYTLAVPVGNNALVFSMIGMKQKEEVIGKRTQIDVVMEEEISELEDVVVTGYYTQAKNSFTGAARTITAEELQMGGNQNILTALQNVDPSFMKIDNNLAGSNPNVVPEFQIRGAGSISGIESEYEGNPNTPVFIVDGFETTAEKVYDMDPYRVASITLLKDAAATAIYGSRASNGVVVITTNAPANGKMQVSYNVDASFYIADLSDYNVCNAVEKLEIEKLAGMYTSSSVTQQLTLNEWYSEKLANIKRGYDTYWLDKPLDAVAVANKHSLRLDGGNDNIRYGIELGYSNTPGVMKESGRRRLALGMELQYIYKNLTFRNNLTYSNVKATNSPYGSFSVYTKRNPYVRYKDDDGNYIYKVDEYVPIGGGGLGKDYYNPLYNTTLNTTDEEKYNDVTNNFGVDWSIMDGLRLKGSFSFTHQNTYKDNFKPAKHTDFADYEDDDFDRRGSYVGSRGENYSYDASLVMTYFYQLEKHVINANLGWNLQESVTREFTVKTEGFPNENLDYISFATQYEKDGSPAGDEYTSRLVGFLGNLNYSYDERYLLDLSFREDASSRFGSDKRWAPFWSVGLGWNLHNEEFLKNVTFINRLKIRGSYGLTGSQNYNPYQAMTTYKYLTGERYHHTVGAEVMALGNEKLGWQRTLQQNYGVDIDLWDERINFTGNYYIKLSKDVLTSVTLPPSLGFSSYMDNLGEVKNYGYELNLRVALVKNLSKQLYWSVNATALHNKNKLLKISNALRAYNDDQDEDTMSGSKSKESNRPKVRYVEGKSMNSIWVNQSLGVDPATGNELFQAVNGDIVTTWSTDNYVIGGCTDSDLEGTFGTNLAWKGFQLNVIFRYSYGGQIYNQTLVDKVQDADLRENVDRRVFEERWQKPGDQVMFTKLIGGATANATSVTKPTSRFIEDNNWLELSTLNLSYEFKMPWMKKIGLKRLKALFYMNDVFRVSTVKQERGIDYPFARNFSIGLQARF, from the coding sequence ATGAAATTACTTACGTTATTTATGCTTTTGGGTTTTTGTACCTGTCACGCTACCATTAGCGCTCAGGAGGCTCGTATCGACTTGAAAATGTCTGATGCGACGTTAAGTCAAGTGTTCAGAAATATAGAACAGTTGACAGAATATATGTTTATTTATAAATCCGAAGACGTGCAATCTATCCAGCATATCAATGTGGATGTACGTCAAACTATGGTGCGGGATGTTCTGGAGAAATGTTTGGAAAATACCGGGTTGTCATTTTTGTTTAAGGAGAACGTGATTATTATTCAAAAAAAGACTACCGATCAAGAGAAGAAAGAGAATCGGATTACAGGTAAGGTAACGGATGAAAAGAAGGAACCTTTACCGGGCGTGACCGTGATTATCAAAGGCACGAAGTTAGGCACCGTGACGGACGTGGACGGGAAGTATACCTTGGCGGTTCCGGTAGGAAATAATGCCCTGGTGTTTTCAATGATCGGGATGAAACAAAAAGAAGAGGTGATTGGAAAACGTACACAGATTGACGTGGTGATGGAGGAGGAGATAAGTGAGTTAGAGGATGTCGTGGTTACCGGGTACTATACACAGGCGAAAAATAGTTTTACCGGGGCTGCCCGGACCATCACGGCAGAGGAGTTGCAGATGGGGGGAAATCAAAATATCCTGACGGCTTTGCAAAATGTTGATCCTTCTTTCATGAAAATAGATAATAATTTGGCTGGTTCGAACCCGAACGTGGTTCCTGAATTCCAGATCCGGGGAGCTGGGAGTATTTCCGGGATCGAGAGTGAATATGAGGGAAATCCGAACACGCCGGTATTTATCGTTGACGGGTTCGAAACTACGGCAGAGAAGGTGTATGACATGGACCCTTACCGGGTGGCTTCTATTACTTTACTGAAGGATGCGGCTGCCACGGCAATTTATGGATCGCGAGCCTCCAATGGAGTCGTGGTGATCACGACTAATGCCCCGGCAAACGGTAAGATGCAGGTGAGCTATAACGTGGACGCCTCGTTTTATATTGCCGATCTGAGTGATTATAACGTGTGTAATGCGGTCGAGAAGTTAGAAATTGAAAAGTTAGCGGGGATGTATACGTCTAGTTCCGTGACTCAACAACTTACGTTAAATGAATGGTATAGCGAGAAGTTGGCGAATATAAAAAGAGGATATGATACCTACTGGCTGGATAAACCGTTGGATGCTGTGGCTGTAGCTAATAAACATTCTTTACGTTTAGATGGAGGTAATGACAATATTCGATATGGAATCGAACTGGGGTATAGTAATACGCCGGGAGTAATGAAAGAATCCGGTCGTCGTCGTTTGGCTTTGGGAATGGAGTTACAGTACATTTACAAGAATCTGACTTTTAGGAATAATTTGACTTATTCGAATGTAAAAGCGACAAACTCGCCTTATGGCTCGTTTAGTGTTTACACGAAACGTAATCCTTACGTGCGGTATAAGGATGATGATGGTAATTATATTTATAAAGTTGATGAGTATGTTCCGATCGGTGGTGGTGGATTAGGAAAGGATTACTATAATCCGTTGTATAATACGACATTGAATACGACAGATGAGGAGAAATACAATGACGTGACGAATAATTTCGGGGTGGATTGGAGTATTATGGATGGATTGCGGTTAAAAGGAAGTTTTTCGTTTACACATCAAAATACATATAAGGATAATTTTAAGCCAGCCAAGCATACGGATTTTGCGGATTATGAGGACGATGATTTTGATCGTCGGGGATCTTATGTTGGAAGTCGCGGGGAGAATTACAGTTATGATGCCAGTTTGGTAATGACCTATTTTTATCAATTGGAAAAGCATGTGATTAATGCTAATTTAGGTTGGAATCTTCAGGAGAGTGTGACAAGGGAATTTACGGTAAAGACGGAAGGATTTCCGAATGAAAATTTGGACTATATCAGTTTTGCAACACAATACGAGAAAGACGGATCTCCGGCTGGAGACGAATATACTTCTCGTTTAGTAGGTTTTTTGGGTAATTTGAATTACAGTTATGATGAACGTTACTTGTTGGATCTTTCTTTCCGTGAAGATGCATCTTCTCGTTTTGGTTCTGACAAGCGATGGGCGCCGTTCTGGTCTGTGGGTTTAGGATGGAATTTGCATAACGAGGAATTTCTGAAAAACGTGACTTTTATCAATCGGTTGAAGATTCGCGGTTCATACGGTTTGACAGGTAGCCAGAATTACAATCCTTATCAGGCGATGACGACTTACAAGTATTTGACGGGGGAGCGTTATCACCATACGGTGGGAGCCGAGGTGATGGCTTTGGGAAACGAAAAATTAGGGTGGCAGCGCACGTTGCAACAAAATTATGGAGTGGATATTGATTTGTGGGATGAACGGATTAATTTCACGGGTAACTATTACATAAAATTATCCAAAGACGTATTGACTTCAGTAACTTTACCGCCTTCTTTGGGCTTTAGTTCGTATATGGATAACTTGGGTGAAGTGAAAAATTACGGGTATGAGTTGAATCTGCGTGTGGCGTTGGTGAAGAATCTTTCCAAACAATTATATTGGAGTGTAAACGCAACAGCCTTGCATAACAAGAATAAACTACTGAAAATTTCGAATGCTTTACGTGCGTATAATGACGATCAAGATGAAGATACAATGTCCGGATCTAAAAGTAAAGAGTCAAATCGCCCTAAAGTTCGTTATGTTGAGGGGAAATCCATGAATTCTATTTGGGTAAATCAGTCATTGGGAGTGGACCCGGCAACAGGAAACGAGTTGTTTCAAGCTGTGAATGGAGATATTGTGACAACTTGGAGTACGGATAATTATGTAATTGGAGGGTGTACGGATTCAGATTTGGAAGGTACATTTGGGACAAATTTGGCGTGGAAAGGATTTCAATTAAATGTCATTTTCCGTTACAGCTATGGAGGACAAATTTACAATCAAACGTTAGTGGATAAAGTGCAGGACGCGGATTTGCGGGAGAATGTTGATCGACGTGTATTTGAGGAACGTTGGCAGAAACCGGGTGACCAGGTGATGTTTACGAAACTTATCGGTGGTGCTACCGCAAATGCGACAAGTGTGACTAAACCGACATCCCGTTTTATCGAGGATAATAATTGGCTGGAGTTGTCCACCTTGAATTTGTCGTATGAATTTAAAATGCCTTGGATGAAGAAAATCGGATTAAAACGGTTGAAAGCCTTATTCTATATGAACGATGTATTCCGGGTTTCGACAGTGAAACAGGAAAGAGGTATTGATTATCCGTTTGCCCGTAATTTTAGTATTGGTTTACAAGCCCGGTTTTAA
- a CDS encoding RagB/SusD family nutrient uptake outer membrane protein, with translation MKYRIVKYIGLAGVLLLGGCSDWLDVDPKSQIKQEALFESEAGFRDALTGIYTVMARTEMYGGNETMGFLDMVGQVYTDVSINYEDALKYDYESTKVEECIDAIWRGNYNAIANCNHILANVDEKKGVFSSGVYEAVKAEAMALRGFLHFDVLRGFAPSYLRGANVAAIPYVEEVTNKPIAQLTVAEVIDKVIDDVEAARKLIKEVDPIGPSFDSYTEKGYETEDYIQGDGFWLYRKSHLNYYGMTALLARVYLYKGDKTKALECAKEVIDGEKFTLLEESQLGDGNTWGNLCSENEYISSLYVYDMEEGRSDVYFGEESTVQCHISDTRRASVFGTPGVDIDWRNQNTFFLKTGEAKTYIGKYRGVNRIPLLKLSEMYLIAAEASGDKGYLQTLRDHRGYVNYPLEENCDLAAEIEAEYRKEFMAEGQLFYYYKRLDYNTLPDMGVVMTGNYVFPMPDDEMEFGDIK, from the coding sequence ATGAAATATAGAATTGTAAAATACATTGGGTTGGCAGGAGTCCTTTTGTTGGGTGGTTGCAGTGATTGGTTGGATGTGGACCCAAAATCACAAATAAAACAGGAAGCTCTGTTTGAATCAGAAGCGGGCTTTCGGGATGCATTGACCGGTATATATACGGTTATGGCGAGAACGGAAATGTATGGTGGGAATGAGACGATGGGTTTTTTAGATATGGTAGGGCAGGTGTATACGGATGTGTCAATTAATTATGAGGATGCTCTCAAGTATGATTATGAGTCAACTAAGGTTGAAGAATGTATTGATGCTATCTGGCGGGGAAATTATAACGCGATAGCGAATTGTAATCATATTCTTGCTAATGTTGATGAAAAGAAAGGTGTTTTCAGTAGCGGTGTGTATGAGGCCGTGAAGGCGGAGGCTATGGCATTACGGGGATTCTTGCATTTCGATGTGTTACGAGGGTTTGCTCCGTCGTATTTGAGGGGGGCTAATGTGGCTGCAATTCCTTATGTAGAAGAGGTGACCAATAAACCAATAGCCCAATTGACTGTAGCAGAGGTGATCGATAAGGTGATTGATGATGTGGAGGCTGCACGAAAATTGATCAAGGAGGTAGATCCGATCGGGCCATCATTTGATTCGTATACAGAGAAAGGTTACGAGACAGAGGATTATATTCAGGGAGATGGTTTTTGGCTGTATCGGAAATCCCATTTAAATTATTACGGAATGACGGCCTTGCTAGCACGTGTATATTTATACAAAGGCGACAAAACGAAAGCTTTGGAATGTGCAAAGGAAGTTATTGATGGGGAAAAGTTTACTTTGTTGGAGGAATCTCAGTTGGGGGATGGTAATACATGGGGAAATTTGTGTAGTGAAAATGAATACATATCTTCTTTGTACGTGTATGATATGGAAGAGGGGCGTTCGGATGTGTATTTTGGAGAAGAGAGTACCGTACAATGTCATATTTCTGATACTCGCCGGGCCAGTGTGTTTGGAACTCCCGGCGTGGATATAGATTGGCGGAACCAGAACACGTTTTTTTTGAAAACCGGGGAAGCTAAAACATATATTGGAAAATACCGGGGCGTGAATAGGATTCCTTTATTGAAATTGTCGGAGATGTACTTGATTGCCGCAGAGGCTTCGGGTGACAAAGGTTATTTACAAACCTTGCGTGATCATCGAGGATACGTGAATTATCCGTTGGAGGAGAATTGTGATCTAGCCGCGGAAATCGAGGCTGAGTATCGGAAAGAGTTTATGGCAGAAGGACAATTGTTTTATTATTATAAGCGGCTTGATTATAATACTTTGCCCGATATGGGTGTTGTGATGACCGGTAATTACGTGTTCCCGATGCCGGATGATGAAATGGAGTTTGGTGATATTAAATAA
- a CDS encoding IS4 family transposase, with product MNKDKYVFSQLVTFLDEFKFLRIVKKYEGNKYIKSYTCWNQLLTMMFGQLSNRESLRDLIVSLEAHTGKLYHLGIGKSVTRSNLSKANEQRDYRIFQEYATFMIAEARKRRIERIFELDGHVYAFDSTTIDLCLSVFEWAKFRKHKGGIKMHTLYDVEAEVPAFVHITPANIHDTKAMSVIPYERGAHYIFDRGYNDFGNLYTIDRIGAFFVVRAKTNVRIKPKTWKRRLPEGVISDVIGCFTVYKSSKDYPDELRKLIVEDPESGTRYIFLTNNLDASAELISRLYRNRWSVELFFKWIKQHLKIKRFWGTSENAVRIQIYCAIITYCLVAIVQHDMKLERSIYETLQILGISLTDKTHLRDLFDKSNFKNIKELNDSSESNLFNF from the coding sequence ATGAATAAAGACAAATATGTTTTTTCTCAATTAGTCACATTTCTTGATGAGTTCAAGTTCTTGCGTATCGTCAAGAAGTATGAAGGCAACAAATACATTAAAAGCTATACCTGTTGGAATCAGTTGCTTACGATGATGTTCGGTCAACTTTCCAACCGTGAGAGTTTAAGAGACCTCATCGTGTCACTGGAGGCTCACACCGGAAAACTCTATCATCTGGGAATCGGCAAGTCCGTAACACGAAGCAATCTTAGCAAGGCTAACGAGCAACGTGACTATCGCATCTTCCAGGAATATGCAACCTTCATGATAGCCGAAGCGCGCAAGCGTAGAATCGAAAGAATCTTTGAGCTTGACGGTCATGTCTATGCTTTTGATTCCACCACGATTGACCTTTGTCTGTCAGTGTTCGAGTGGGCTAAATTCCGCAAGCATAAAGGCGGAATCAAGATGCATACGCTCTACGATGTGGAAGCGGAAGTTCCTGCATTTGTGCATATTACTCCTGCTAATATTCACGATACAAAAGCGATGTCTGTGATTCCTTATGAACGTGGTGCGCATTATATATTTGACCGTGGTTACAACGATTTTGGCAACTTGTATACGATAGACCGCATAGGTGCTTTCTTCGTTGTACGAGCCAAAACCAATGTACGCATCAAGCCCAAAACGTGGAAGCGAAGATTGCCTGAAGGTGTCATTTCTGATGTCATCGGATGTTTTACGGTTTATAAAAGTTCCAAGGATTACCCCGATGAACTTAGAAAGCTCATTGTTGAAGACCCCGAAAGTGGCACACGATACATTTTCCTGACGAACAATCTTGACGCTTCGGCTGAGCTGATTTCTCGGTTATACCGAAATAGATGGAGTGTGGAGCTGTTTTTCAAATGGATTAAACAACACCTTAAGATAAAGAGGTTTTGGGGAACTTCGGAGAATGCTGTACGCATACAAATATATTGTGCCATAATTACTTACTGCCTTGTGGCGATAGTACAACACGATATGAAGTTAGAGCGAAGCATCTACGAAACCTTGCAAATACTCGGCATCTCGCTAACCGATAAAACTCATCTTAGAGATTTGTTCGACAAATCGAATTTCAAAAATATCAAAGAGCTAAATGATTCAAGTGAATCGAATTTATTTAATTTTTAA
- a CDS encoding ASCH domain-containing protein — MEIKHKIQFGTDSDELAKKVLTKEKIATSSLYDYYCMNLKDTIKENEYVSILDSQNREICIIQITKIEIIEFQNITEEFAIAEGDGNLENWQKIHTEYYSLMLEKIGKSLTGETKLLCEWFTVITC, encoded by the coding sequence ATGGAAATAAAACATAAAATACAATTTGGAACTGATAGCGATGAATTGGCAAAAAAAGTCCTGACAAAAGAAAAGATAGCAACATCTTCCTTGTATGATTATTACTGTATGAACCTAAAAGATACAATAAAAGAAAACGAATATGTTTCTATACTAGATTCACAAAATAGAGAAATATGCATCATACAGATAACTAAGATTGAAATTATTGAATTTCAAAATATCACGGAAGAATTTGCCATAGCGGAAGGTGATGGCAATCTAGAAAATTGGCAAAAAATACATACGGAATATTATTCTTTAATGTTAGAGAAAATAGGAAAAAGTCTTACGGGAGAAACAAAATTGCTTTGTGAGTGGTTCACGGTAATAACTTGTTGA
- a CDS encoding FecR domain-containing protein: MKYEYKYEMMDKNEKETRIREYLSGELGEKEEREFNEWLVGDVEAQQIFKERVKQYDLIRWAKRWEYIDDEVARKQVVDRVRRYRLKIGIVRYAAVIAVILVSGVMVWNWKYRSVEPATLATVSVPLTNVPILKLADGEEIPISSRNMEIIRSSRRVDIQLADSGRLEYVAKSDSMVGQVEYNTLVIPRGCEFSLVLADGSRVWLNAGSSLKYPETFSNGERRVYLEGEAYFEVEHDGNAPFIVNTRSMDLRVLGTSFNIKAYDDESTVITTLVSGKIRQEFPEVGKDVTLTPSRQSIFDRVTGKLETKQTDVQAALAWKEGKIIANNERLEDIFRQLSRWYDFKVVYTQPSLKDVRFYLHSNRYAEVHTILEYLQTTKGIHFTYAEKTIYVSQ; the protein is encoded by the coding sequence ATGAAATATGAATACAAATACGAGATGATGGATAAGAATGAAAAAGAGACACGAATCCGGGAGTATCTTTCGGGAGAATTAGGCGAGAAGGAAGAACGGGAGTTCAACGAGTGGCTTGTCGGTGACGTGGAGGCTCAACAAATTTTTAAGGAGAGGGTGAAACAGTATGATTTGATCCGTTGGGCAAAGCGGTGGGAATATATAGATGACGAGGTCGCTCGAAAACAGGTGGTAGACCGGGTGCGTCGTTATCGCTTGAAGATAGGAATTGTAAGGTATGCTGCCGTGATTGCCGTGATACTGGTGTCCGGGGTAATGGTTTGGAATTGGAAATACCGGTCGGTGGAACCTGCCACTTTGGCTACCGTTTCTGTTCCCTTGACCAATGTACCGATCCTAAAATTGGCTGATGGAGAAGAGATCCCGATTTCCTCTCGAAACATGGAGATTATTCGTTCCTCCCGGAGGGTTGATATTCAATTGGCTGATTCGGGGAGATTGGAATACGTGGCAAAATCGGATTCGATGGTAGGGCAGGTGGAATACAATACTCTCGTTATTCCCCGGGGATGTGAGTTTAGCCTCGTCTTGGCAGATGGGAGTCGGGTGTGGTTGAATGCGGGGAGTTCGTTGAAATATCCTGAAACTTTTTCGAATGGTGAACGACGGGTTTATTTGGAAGGGGAGGCTTATTTCGAAGTGGAACATGATGGGAATGCCCCTTTTATCGTGAACACGAGGTCCATGGATTTGCGCGTACTTGGGACGAGTTTTAATATAAAGGCTTATGATGACGAAAGCACGGTTATTACCACTCTCGTGTCCGGGAAAATCAGACAGGAATTCCCGGAAGTAGGTAAGGATGTCACGTTGACGCCCTCACGTCAATCGATATTCGACCGTGTTACCGGAAAGTTAGAAACGAAACAAACCGACGTACAAGCTGCCCTCGCTTGGAAAGAAGGTAAAATTATCGCAAATAACGAACGTTTGGAAGATATTTTCCGACAATTATCCCGTTGGTATGATTTTAAGGTGGTATACACTCAGCCCTCACTGAAAGATGTCCGCTTTTATCTTCATTCTAACCGGTATGCGGAAGTACATACAATTCTGGAATATCTCCAAACAACGAAAGGGATTCATTTCACTTATGCTGAAAAAACAATTTACGTGAGTCAATAA